AATCTGGAGAAGAGGATCATCCATGATGCAGGTTGATTAAAATACTAATGGAAAACAGAACTACTATTTTACTACGCAGTGAGAAATGCTTCTTGGATAAGTTTGCGAAGAATTGGTGGTCTGATGGATTTTTAACTGATTCTGGAACCGATATTCGGATACAAGACATGAAAAGAGCTGAAAACTTTTCGCATTTAAATCTTGTATGAATGTTAGTTTAACGCATCCATTTGACTGAACTTTTAGTTTTTCCTTGCATCACTGTTTTCTCTGGTTCCTGCCAGGGGAGTTTTGAGCCTTCTTTGGAAAAGCTATCCTTTCTCTTAGCCTTATTTGTAGTGTGAGTTTGGACAGTGGTAAAGGAATGTTTCTGCAATTTATGCTCGGACGAATTATTCTTTGGACCAGCTCCAGTTCAATTCTCATTCGCcttgaaaaatgcaaaattagTTTTAGTTCATTAAGTATGAGCATTGTTACAAATACAGATGTCCAAATGAAAATGCGTCTTGAATGGTTCGATGCACATAAGTTCCACACGATCCATATAAAATTCACTCTTTCAACAGCTCTAGATCTTGACATATCAGTGTCAAGATATGTTCCGGACACCTGCGTTTTAAAGTATTTTCTAATTTCACATTGTTTCTCCACTCATCTATTTTGAGACGTCCCCAATGTTTGTTTAAGTCTTCTGTACAAACCTTTTTCATTGTCCCTTCTTTGCAAGTGGAATGTCAATCAAGTAGTAGGCATCATGTACTTTCTATGCACTTGATAGAGATTTAAGATTCACTCATTAAGACTAACAATGCTGACTTTccctgagaaaaaaaaatccctccTTTCGTTATGTAGCAAATAAACTCTAACTCTGTCTTGGGGTGATAAACGAGCTGAACAATATTGGGTAATCAAGCTTggtttaaatatttaacgagtttttaaaaaatgttcaaaattagCATGTTTATGAAATGCGCAGATTTCAAATGAGCTTTAATCAAACCGAACACAAGTTGATCACGAGTAACTTGAGTTTTTTTACATCATAAGCCGAACAAGTTAAGTAATAGCTTCTTTGAGCTCTGTATGAGATTTTAAGGAGCTTTACAAAATgttcaagctaattttttttgtataataaatACTCCTATATGTTTTTTTAgtggaagaataaaaaaaacttcaatgaTGATAATAAAAATTACTACAACCTACTGTGTGTATTTAATACAATTAATAAAGacaagattaataaaaattacTACAACCTACTGTGTGTATTTAATACAATTAATAaagacaagataaataaataataaagaGACCTTAAGAAAGTTTTTAATAATCGAACTCGAAATCAAGTAACTTGAATCGTTCCGCGGCTCTTGGCTATGTCGACCTCATTAGTGTGGTCAGCGGTCGGGTCCGGATTACCGTTTAAAACCACCAAAATCCAAACCCGGTGACAAATTGATACTATCAGCCGATACGGGTTCAACAACAGCTACTCCTTTTCCCAGCTTGTCACTGCACAGCTTTCCGCCGATGAAGAAGCACGACCTTTCAAGATAAGTTTTCCAGGGCCACAGATCGAGAAATCCCAGTAACTTGCAAGGTAAAGTTGAGCTCTTCTCTTCTCCACTCTACCATCGGCAACTATGCCCTCTGCGCTTCATAGTATGAAACTTGTCCAAATCAAGAAGACGGTAGTATATTCAATACCCCCACTTGTTTTCCTCCACACCAGGCCATTGTTTCTCAGACCCATTTCCTTAGTCCCACTCTGTAGCCTTACAATCTCACGTGGGACTGATTTGTCTCCGGCAACTCTAACTAAATCCACTTCGTCAAATGGAAATTCCTATGTTGTCGCCTACCTCATAGACTCTTGTGGGTTGTCACCAGAAGGTGCTATTTCTGCTTTTAAGAAGTTAGAATTTGATACCAGAGAGAGACAAGACTCCGTGTTCGATGTATTTAGAACCAGAGAAAGACCAGACTCCGTGCTTGACCTATTTAGAACCTATGGATTTACAGAGACCCAGATTTCCAAGCTTGTGCGGAAGCGACCAAAGCTGCTTTTAGCCGATCCTAAGAAAACCCTTTTGCCCAAACTCTGAGTATTTTTGGACCTTTGGTATTTCAAGATCTGACCTTGCAAGAATTCTTTCTGGACCCCAGTCATCTTTGGAAGAAGCTTAGGGAATCACATCATACCTTCCTATAATTTCCTAAAGCCTGTGCTTCAATCTGATAAAAAGGTGCTCTGTGCCATGAATACCACGTCATGGAAGCTTTCGGCGGATTATACAAAACATGTAGTTCCAAATCTTGCTGTTTTGAGGGAATTTAAAGTGCCCAAATCGAGTATTGGATTGTTATTTGCTAATCCTGCCTCTGTATTGAAAAAGCATGAGCAGTTTAAGGAAATGGTTAACATGGTAAAGGAGATGGGGTTCGAACCTTCTAAATCGACATTTGTGCTAGCGTTGCATGCCATTTCAGGGAAGGGTAACAACTCCATTTGGGATCGATGCTATGAATCATATGGGAAGTGGGGTTGGTCCAAGGATGAGATTCTCTCGGCATTCAAGAAGCAACCACAATGTATGGTTCTGTCGGAGAAGAAGATTGCAAGAGTAATGGACTTCCTTGTGAACAAGATGGGGCGGCATTCCAAATCCATTGCAAATTATCCTACAATTATGCTTCTGAGCTTGGAAAAGATGATTGCCCCGAGGTGCTTGGTTATTCAAGTCTTATTATCGAAGGGCTTGCTCAAGAAAGATTTGAGCTTGAGTACGATAATGACGCCACCGGAGAAGTGGTTCTTGGGTAGGTATGTGATTAGATATGAAAAGGAAGTTCCTCAACTATTGAGTGTATATGAAAGAAAGGTGGATGTTCTGGATGTTATAAATTGAACAGCGATGggtaaaattttgaagcaaatttgCTTTTTCCCAACTCGTGGTTACTAATTAATTTTCAGTGCTTCGTTGTATTATGACTTGGATTTATGTCTCTGCTATTCTAGGACTCTGATTTTAAC
The sequence above is a segment of the Rhododendron vialii isolate Sample 1 chromosome 13a, ASM3025357v1 genome. Coding sequences within it:
- the LOC131315125 gene encoding uncharacterized protein LOC131315125; its protein translation is MNTTSWKLSADYTKHVVPNLAVLREFKVPKSSIGLLFANPASVLKKHEQFKEMVNMVKEMGFEPSKSTFVLALHAISGKGNNSIWDRCYESYGKWGWSKDEILSAFKKQPQCMVLSEKKIARVMDFLVNKMGRHSKSIANYPTIMLLSLEKMIAPRCLVIQVLLSKGLLKKDLSLSTIMTPPEKWFLGRYVIRYEKEVPQLLSVYERKVDVLDVIN